A DNA window from Fragaria vesca subsp. vesca linkage group LG3, FraVesHawaii_1.0, whole genome shotgun sequence contains the following coding sequences:
- the LOC101301565 gene encoding uncharacterized protein LOC101301565 yields the protein MDCNREEAIRAKGIAEKKMESKDFAGARKFGVKAQQLYPDLENISQMLMVCEVHCSAEQKLFGGNEKDWYGILQIDQKADEQTIKRQFKKFALQLHPDKNKFSGAEAAFQLISEAQNVLLDRDKRSLHDIKRRACVSKTNVPYQPPAKASYFHTVRTNIPGMNPPNRQQQHPTFWTMCPFCNVKYQYYRVSALHKPLTCQSCKKLFVAYETNVQAPPTTVNQQAYPQQKCGFSKVEIKCQGNFTADKPKSEPFQKSGLQAGGSSGIGSEKVNRKRDKKRDRKRVVASESSDSESSTDSEDVDMEGVHQRFYGEQPRRSSRSKQQVSYKENLSDDDDIPLSKRGKRSGSSCATEEQNEYASKEEESKMNSQSEPVANTKGDEEKVKQKESASVKNSSKVQAKKMVNDERSSETKEKVHENPTSDTSSHEKIAEPLYSVPLSDFSDFENIRTEECFKVGQLWAVYDNQNGMPRFYARIKKLHSPVFKVHITWLEADPDDDNGKKWLNANLPISCGKFTQGQSETIEGIGIFSHVICWEKIKNTYKIYPRKGETWAIFKNWEMNWCSDLDSNCKRKFEYEYVEILSEYDEGVGLHVALLEKVEGFVSVFCQTVQEGKGTFHVLPGELLRFSHRLPSFKLTGDEGAGVPSGSVELDPASMLFSAEEIEAREKKSRTNGLFSKSSDMRESMTGNVATQGGDPNIINLEPEQNKPSQDHDAHEASDIEVPEPVFYNFDADKSLEKFEIGQIWALYSDEDGLPKYYGQIKKIDSRRSKLKIMVAWLESSSLPGDAVEWCDQDMPISCGRFEIRKNYFQDYDSTQSFSHLVKAVLVSRTEVDILPKMGEVWAVYKNWTPDISISGLATCDYDIVEVCEVNDLQRKVLILGRVDGFNSVFKVEVKGGLAETMTIPEGELLRFSHSIPSFRLTEEKGGSLRGCWELDPAAFPVRYFSQN from the coding sequence ATGGATTGCAACAGAGAAGAGGCCATTAGGGCCAAGGGGATCGCTGAGAAGAAGATGGAAAGCAAGGATTTTGCAGGAGCACGTAAGTTTGGTGTGAAGGCACAGCAACTTTATCCTGATCTGGAGAACATATCTCAGATGCTAATGGTGTGTGAAGTGCATTGTTCTGCTGAACAGAAGTTGTTTGGGGGGAATGAGAAGGACTGGTATGGTATTCTTCAGATTGATCAGAAAGCAGATGAACAGACAATTAAGAGGCAGTTCAAGAAGTTTGCTCTCCAACTTCACCCTGACAAAAACAAATTTTCTGGTGCAGAAGCTGCTTTTCAGCTAATATCCGAAGCTCAAAACGTACTTTTGGACCGTGACAAACGTAGCTTGCATGATATTAAACGCAGGGCTTGTGTTAGTAAAACAAATGTCCCGTATCAACCCCCAGCAAAGGCGAGTTATTTTCACACAGTCAGAACTAATATTCCAGGCATGAATCCCCCGAACCGGCAGCAACAGCATCCCACTTTTTGGACTATGTGCCCGTTTTGTAATGTTAAGTACCAGTATTATAGGGTAAGTGCCCTGCACAAACCTCTTACTTGTCAAAGCTGCAAGAAGCTCTTCGTTGCATATGAGACAAACGTGCAAGCACCACCAACTACCGTCAATCAGCAGGCATACCCCCAGCAAAAATGTGGTTTCAGCAAAGTTGAAATTAAATGTCAGGGAAATTTTACTGCTGATAAACCCAAGTCTGAACCTTTTCAAAAGAGTGGTCTGCAGGCAGGTGGTTCTTCTGGTATTGGTTCTGAAAAGGTGAACCGAAAGAGAGACAAAAAACGAGACAGGAAGCGTGTAGTAGCCAGTGAAAGCAGTGACTCTGAAAGCAGCACTGACTCTGAAGATGTTGATATGGAAGGTGTTCATCAAAGATTTTATGGGGAGCAACCTAGAAGATCCTCACGGAGTAAGCAGCAGGTATCTTATAAGGAAAATCTAAGTGATGATGATGACATTCCTCTATCAAAAAGGGGGAAGAGGAGTGGATCCTCATGTGCCACTGAAGAACAAAATGAATATGCTTCTAAAGAGGAGGAATCTAAAATGAATAGCCAATCTGAACCCGTGGCTAACACCAAAGGAGATGAGGAAAAGGTGAAACAGAAAGAAAGTGCTTCTGTCAAAAATTCGTCGAAGGTTCAGGCCAAAAAGATGGTGAATGATGAGAGAAGCTCAGAAACTAAAGAGAAAGTTCATGAAAATCCTACATCAGATACAAGCTCCCATGAGAAAATAGCAGAGCCACTGTATTCTGTTCCCCTCAGTGACTTCAGTGACTTTGAGAATATCCGGACAGAAGAATGTTTTAAAGTTGGGCAGCTCTGGGCTGTTTATGATAATCAAAATGGGATGCCAAGATTTTACGCTAGGATTAAGAAACTTCACTCTCCTGTGTTCAAGGTGCACATAACCTGGCTGGAGGCTGATCCGGATGATGATAATGGAAAAAAATGGTTGAATGCAAATTTGCCGATTTCTTGTGGTAAATTCACACAAGGCCAGTCTGAAACCATAGAAGGTATTGGGATATTTTCTCATGTGATATGTTGGGAGAAGATTAAAAATACTTACAAGATATATCCAAGAAAGGGAGAGACTTGGGCCATTTTTAAGAACTGGGAAATGAACTGGTGCTCCGATCTGGACTCTAATTGTAAGCGTAAGTTTGAGTATGAGTATGTTGAAATTTTGTCTGAGTATGACGAGGGTGTTGGATTGCATGTTGCACTCTTGGAGAAGGTGGAAGGCTTTGTGAGTGTTTTTTGTCAAACGGTGCAAGAAGGAAAAGGCACGTTTCATGTTCTACCAGGTGAATTATTGAGGTTCTCTCACAGGCTTCCATCCTTTAAATTGACTGGTGATGAAGGAGCAGGAGTGCCATCAGGATCTGTTGAGCTTGATCCTGCCTCTATGCTCTTTAGTGCTGAGGAAATTGAAGCAAGAGAAAAGAAAAGTCGTACCAATGGGTTATTTTCCAAGTCGTCAGATATGAGGGAATCTATGACGGGGAATGTAGCTACACAAGGGGGTGACCCGAATATAATCAATCTGGAGCCTGAACAAAATAAACCTAGTCAAGATCATGATGCTCATGAAGCGTCAGATATTGAAGTTCCGGAACCTGTATTTTACAACTTCGATGCTGATAAATCGCTGGAAAAATTTGAGATTGGTCAGATCTGGGCATTGTACAGTGATGAAGATGGCTTGCCCAAATATTATGGACAGATAAAAAAGATTGATTCTAGGAGATCTAAATTGAAGATTATGGTTGCATGGCTTGAATCCAGCTCATTGCCAGGCGATGCGGTGGAGTGGTGTGATCAAGACATGCCTATTTCTTGTGGGAGATTTGAGATTAGAAAGAATTATTTTCAAGATTATGATTCTACCCAGTCCTTTTCGCATCTAGTCAAAGCAGTTCTGGTTAGTAGAACTGAAGTTGATATCTTGCCCAAGATGGGTGAGGTTTGGGCAGTGTATAAGAACTGGACTCCTGATATCTCGATTTCTGGGTTGGCAACCTGTGACTATGATATAGTCGAAGTTTGTGAGGTTAATGATTTGCAAAGAAAGGTACTGATTTTAGGGCGTGTGGATGGCTTCAACTCAGTTTTTAAAGTTGAAGTTAAAGGAGGATTAGCTGAAACTATGACTATCCCCGAGGGTGAGCTTCTCAGATTTTCTCATAGCATCCCTTCTTTCCGGCTAACAGAAGAGAAAGGTGGCAGCCTTAGGGGTTGCTGGGAACTTGATCCTGCTGCTTTTCCCGTCCGATACTTTAGTCAAAATTGA